In Synechococcus sp. A18-25c, a single window of DNA contains:
- a CDS encoding NAD(P)/FAD-dependent oxidoreductase, producing the protein MAGEHFFLELEPPEERLRKAPHVVVVGGGFAGVRACKALAQADVRVTLVDKRNFNLFQPLLYQVATGLVSRGDVATPLRQLVGRQRNVQVLLGEVTEIKADSQQIVFNGKTYSYDHLVMATGSGSTYFGHEDWRTFAPPMKILEHAEEIRRRLLMAMEQAEQTPDPQARRFLQTVVIVGAGPTGCEMAGATSELMRNAMRKEFRQLDLADTRIVVVDPGERVLRAMPEELSEAAQSSLSDLGVEFLFKGRVQAMKPGEVIVGTPNGEQRLQAATVIWTAGVRPSHLGRKLADAIGCETDRAGRVVVEPDFSVAGHPEIRVVGDLCSYKHTRNGKPLPGMAGPATQAGGFVGKDIAAIVAGTTRPSFSWFDFGSMAVLDRIDAVADLRGLKFKGGIGWLLWAAAHLAFMPTRENRVTLLVKWMFAVVSQARASMLLTGMPSQHMGLDSPDAAFPMAPETGPSIAEPGAALRAAMDYYSNQVSGQPTQTNDGGSNADSAAAIQ; encoded by the coding sequence ATGGCTGGAGAGCATTTCTTCCTCGAGCTGGAGCCACCCGAAGAGCGCCTGCGCAAAGCTCCCCATGTGGTGGTGGTTGGTGGTGGCTTTGCAGGCGTCCGGGCTTGCAAAGCGCTAGCGCAGGCTGACGTGCGCGTCACCCTGGTCGACAAGCGCAATTTCAACCTTTTCCAGCCGCTGTTGTATCAAGTGGCAACAGGGCTGGTGTCGCGAGGTGATGTCGCCACACCGCTCCGCCAGCTGGTGGGACGTCAGCGCAATGTGCAGGTCCTGCTTGGTGAAGTCACCGAGATCAAAGCCGACAGCCAACAGATCGTTTTCAACGGCAAAACCTACAGCTACGACCACCTGGTGATGGCCACGGGGTCGGGCAGCACTTACTTCGGTCACGAGGACTGGCGCACCTTTGCGCCACCGATGAAAATCCTTGAGCACGCCGAAGAGATTCGCCGTCGTCTGCTGATGGCCATGGAACAGGCCGAACAAACTCCCGATCCGCAGGCCCGGCGCTTCCTGCAAACCGTCGTGATTGTTGGTGCTGGCCCTACAGGCTGCGAGATGGCTGGTGCCACATCGGAATTGATGCGCAATGCCATGCGCAAGGAATTCCGACAGCTGGATCTAGCCGACACCCGCATCGTGGTGGTGGATCCGGGCGAAAGAGTGCTTCGCGCAATGCCGGAAGAACTCTCCGAAGCGGCACAGTCTTCACTTAGCGATCTTGGCGTTGAATTTCTCTTCAAAGGCCGGGTGCAAGCCATGAAACCCGGCGAGGTGATTGTGGGGACACCCAATGGTGAACAGCGCCTGCAGGCCGCCACGGTGATCTGGACCGCAGGTGTGCGCCCCTCTCATCTGGGACGCAAGCTGGCCGATGCCATCGGCTGTGAGACCGATCGAGCCGGGCGCGTCGTGGTCGAACCCGACTTCTCAGTGGCTGGCCATCCCGAAATTCGCGTGGTGGGAGACCTCTGCAGCTACAAGCACACCCGAAACGGCAAGCCGCTGCCAGGCATGGCAGGACCGGCCACCCAGGCTGGTGGATTCGTCGGCAAAGACATCGCCGCCATCGTGGCCGGCACGACACGGCCCAGCTTCAGTTGGTTTGATTTCGGCAGCATGGCAGTGCTCGACCGCATCGATGCCGTCGCTGACCTGCGAGGCTTGAAATTCAAAGGCGGCATCGGCTGGCTGCTTTGGGCCGCAGCCCACCTGGCCTTCATGCCCACCCGTGAAAACCGAGTCACACTCTTGGTGAAGTGGATGTTTGCTGTGGTGTCACAGGCTCGCGCCTCCATGCTTCTCACAGGCATGCCCAGCCAGCACATGGGGCTTGATTCACCGGATGCTGCGTTCCCGATGGCTCCTGAGACAGGTCCTTCAATTGCCGAACCCGGGGCGGCGCTCCGCGCAGCGATGGATTACTACTCCAACCAGGTATCAGGCCAACCCACTCAAACCAACGACGGCGGATCCAATGCGGATTCAGCTGCCGCCATCCAGTAG
- a CDS encoding aspartate carbamoyltransferase catalytic subunit: MSAWTHRHILDLADFSREDFTMVLELAHRFSSMPATGARRLPALQGRLVATLFFEPSTRTRSSFELAAKRLSADVSTFSPSSSSLSKGESLLDTARTYVAMGADVLVVRHRCTGVPRQLAEALERTGERTVVLNAGDGLHSHPSQGLLDLYTLAHYFDPNNPLPEALRGRRIVIVGDVLHSRVARSNLWALTACGADVVLCGPPSLVPEAFAHFLDAPPPGQRQDPVSQRGSLTLSRDLDAALEGADAVMTLRLQKERMRQNMLTDLDRYHRDYGLSHERLRRNRCSIPVLHPGPVNRGIEMSGALLDDLNANLVERQVTNGIPIRMALLYWMAAAESALDPPSLV; this comes from the coding sequence TTGAGCGCCTGGACCCACCGTCACATCCTTGATCTTGCGGACTTTTCCCGCGAGGACTTCACCATGGTGCTGGAGCTGGCTCATCGCTTCAGCTCGATGCCAGCGACGGGCGCCCGGAGGCTGCCGGCCCTGCAGGGACGTCTCGTAGCCACATTGTTTTTCGAGCCCAGCACCCGCACGCGTAGCAGCTTTGAATTAGCCGCCAAGAGGCTTTCGGCGGATGTCTCCACGTTTTCGCCGTCCAGCAGTTCACTAAGCAAGGGTGAGTCGCTGCTGGACACTGCTCGCACCTACGTGGCGATGGGTGCGGATGTGCTCGTGGTGCGGCATCGCTGCACGGGTGTTCCCCGTCAGCTGGCTGAAGCGTTAGAGCGCACTGGTGAACGCACGGTGGTGCTCAATGCCGGTGATGGTCTGCACAGCCACCCCAGCCAGGGTCTTCTGGACCTCTACACACTCGCTCATTACTTCGATCCGAACAATCCTTTGCCCGAGGCCCTGCGGGGACGTCGCATCGTGATCGTGGGTGATGTACTCCACTCCCGTGTAGCGCGTTCCAATCTCTGGGCGCTCACCGCTTGTGGCGCGGATGTTGTGCTTTGCGGTCCCCCCAGTCTGGTGCCGGAGGCGTTCGCTCATTTTCTCGATGCTCCACCACCGGGTCAGCGGCAAGATCCGGTGTCGCAACGCGGTTCGCTCACGCTCAGCCGGGATCTCGATGCCGCTTTGGAGGGAGCAGATGCCGTAATGACATTGCGCTTGCAGAAAGAACGCATGCGCCAGAACATGCTCACCGATCTCGATCGTTACCACCGCGATTACGGACTCAGCCATGAACGGCTAAGGCGGAATCGATGCAGCATCCCAGTGCTGCACCCAGGGCCTGTGAATCGGGGCATCGAGATGAGCGGCGCTCTGCTCGACGACCTGAACGCCAATCTTGTGGAACGCCAGGTGACCAACGGCATCCCGATCCGCATGGCCCTCCTCTACTGGATGGCGGCAGCTGAATCCGCATTGGATCCGCCGTCGTTGGTTTGA
- the psbO gene encoding photosystem II manganese-stabilizing polypeptide, producing the protein MRFRPLLALVLAFCLTFVTACSGGAKAVERSNVTYDDIRNTGKANDCPTLSESARGSIALTPGSAYELRGICMHPTQVFVKGEPANKRQEAQFVEGKILTRYTSSLDEVYGSLVVGENGIAFQEEGGIDFQPITVLVPGGEEYPFTFSSKNLQAEAEGAAITTSTDFEGTYRTPSYRTSNFIDPKGRALTTGVDYPQGLIGLGGDYKELETENVKRYIDGQGVMSLSITKVDPETGEFAGVFSAIQPSDSDMGGREIVDVKINGELFGRLEEA; encoded by the coding sequence ATGCGCTTCCGTCCTTTGCTGGCCCTGGTGCTGGCTTTCTGTCTCACCTTCGTGACCGCCTGCAGTGGCGGTGCCAAGGCTGTTGAACGTTCCAACGTCACGTACGACGACATCCGCAACACAGGCAAGGCCAATGATTGCCCCACCCTGTCTGAATCGGCGCGTGGCTCGATCGCTCTGACCCCTGGCAGCGCTTACGAGTTGCGTGGCATTTGCATGCATCCAACCCAAGTGTTCGTGAAGGGTGAGCCTGCCAACAAGCGTCAAGAAGCCCAGTTCGTTGAGGGCAAAATCCTGACGCGCTACACCTCCAGCCTTGATGAGGTCTATGGCTCGCTCGTCGTGGGCGAGAACGGCATCGCCTTCCAGGAAGAGGGTGGCATCGATTTCCAGCCCATCACGGTTCTGGTTCCCGGCGGTGAGGAGTATCCCTTCACCTTCTCCAGCAAGAATTTGCAGGCTGAAGCTGAAGGTGCTGCGATCACCACCAGCACAGACTTCGAGGGCACTTACCGCACCCCCAGTTATCGCACCAGCAACTTCATCGATCCCAAGGGACGTGCCCTGACCACAGGCGTTGACTACCCCCAGGGTCTGATTGGCCTGGGAGGTGACTACAAGGAGCTTGAGACTGAAAACGTCAAGCGCTACATCGATGGCCAGGGCGTGATGAGTCTGTCCATCACCAAAGTGGATCCAGAAACCGGAGAATTTGCCGGTGTGTTCTCAGCCATTCAGCCTTCCGACTCCGACATGGGTGGTCGTGAAATCGTTGACGTGAAGATCAACGGTGAGCTGTTTGGTCGTCTGGAAGAGGCCTAA
- a CDS encoding DUF565 domain-containing protein yields MTARLQSTRLQRSVGDALTRLDLWATNPWRRASLLLIALTGSFMIGNGIASISGSLGLMDPVAAMLSVGLMEVMVRVRRHWARDKRSHLGRQLLDMTRMGLLYGLLLEGFKLL; encoded by the coding sequence GTGACAGCACGCCTCCAATCCACCCGTCTGCAGCGCAGCGTCGGCGACGCGTTGACCCGATTGGATCTGTGGGCCACCAATCCCTGGAGACGCGCGTCTTTACTGCTGATTGCACTGACCGGCAGTTTCATGATTGGAAACGGGATTGCCTCAATCTCAGGCAGCCTGGGTCTGATGGATCCCGTGGCCGCCATGCTCAGCGTGGGGTTGATGGAAGTAATGGTGCGAGTGCGGCGCCATTGGGCACGTGACAAGCGCAGTCACCTTGGCCGGCAACTGCTCGACATGACGCGAATGGGTCTGCTTTACGGGCTACTGCTGGAAGGTTTCAAACTTCTCTGA
- the coaBC gene encoding bifunctional phosphopantothenoylcysteine decarboxylase/phosphopantothenate--cysteine ligase CoaBC: protein MEGLLKGRRVLVAASGSIAAVKTPLLVSALVKAGAEVRCVVTKSAAELVSPLALATLSRQPCLQDSDQWDAARPRPLHIELAEWSELVIVAPLSASSLARWVHGDGEGLLASLLLACECPVLAAAAMNTAMWQHPAVQRNWHLLQQDPRVLPLQPEGGLLACDRIGTGRMADPGQIELAAASALLQTDAEGSIARDWQGRHVLVSAGPTQEGLDGVRVLSNRSSGRMGVLMAQAARLRGASVDLVHGPLQVPVSWLEGLRCHPVQSSAAMGDCLDQLQPSADTVLMCAAVADLRRVEPEGSVDPKMSKDQLLQAMESGWELVPDLLGQLAGRRPEGQLVLGFAALAGSEEHLLSRGREKLLSKGCDLLMVNPIDRPGQGLESSQNGGWLLGPAEEIEACPPQHKLELAHHLLNCLRRLAA, encoded by the coding sequence ATGGAGGGTCTGCTCAAGGGGCGAAGGGTTCTGGTAGCGGCCAGTGGGAGCATTGCCGCCGTGAAGACGCCGCTGCTGGTCAGCGCGCTGGTGAAGGCCGGTGCTGAGGTGCGTTGTGTCGTCACTAAAAGCGCTGCCGAGCTGGTTAGCCCACTGGCCTTGGCCACCCTCAGCCGTCAGCCCTGCTTGCAGGATTCCGACCAGTGGGATGCCGCCAGACCCCGGCCTCTGCACATCGAATTGGCGGAATGGTCCGAGCTGGTGATCGTTGCTCCTCTGAGTGCGTCATCGCTGGCCCGTTGGGTTCATGGGGATGGCGAGGGCTTGCTGGCCAGTCTTTTGTTGGCCTGTGAATGCCCCGTGCTGGCTGCAGCCGCCATGAACACCGCGATGTGGCAGCACCCTGCCGTGCAGCGCAACTGGCATCTATTGCAACAGGACCCTCGCGTGTTGCCTCTGCAGCCTGAGGGTGGGTTGCTGGCGTGTGATCGGATTGGCACCGGCCGGATGGCGGATCCAGGTCAGATCGAATTGGCTGCAGCCAGTGCCCTTCTTCAGACGGATGCGGAGGGCAGCATCGCCCGAGATTGGCAAGGACGCCATGTGTTGGTGAGTGCCGGTCCAACGCAAGAAGGCCTGGATGGCGTTCGTGTGTTGTCCAATCGCAGCAGTGGCCGAATGGGGGTTCTGATGGCTCAGGCCGCTCGCCTGCGGGGTGCCAGCGTTGATTTGGTGCACGGCCCGCTGCAAGTGCCTGTCTCCTGGCTGGAGGGGTTGCGATGCCATCCGGTGCAGTCGAGCGCGGCGATGGGTGACTGCCTGGATCAGCTACAGCCCTCCGCAGATACCGTGTTGATGTGTGCGGCTGTTGCGGATCTTCGACGTGTTGAGCCCGAGGGGAGCGTTGATCCCAAGATGTCCAAAGATCAGCTCCTGCAAGCGATGGAGAGTGGCTGGGAGCTGGTCCCTGATCTGCTCGGGCAGTTGGCGGGCAGGCGCCCCGAAGGTCAGCTCGTGCTGGGTTTCGCTGCTTTGGCTGGTTCCGAAGAGCACTTGCTGTCCCGTGGTCGTGAAAAGTTGCTCTCGAAAGGGTGTGATTTGTTGATGGTCAATCCAATCGATCGTCCCGGCCAGGGCCTTGAGAGTTCTCAAAACGGTGGCTGGCTGCTCGGACCTGCCGAGGAGATCGAGGCGTGCCCGCCACAACACAAGCTCGAGCTTGCACACCATTTGCTGAATTGCCTGCGGAGATTGGCGGCTTAG
- a CDS encoding PCP reductase family protein, producing the protein MNWSAEAEKSLKEVPFFVRPAVRRRIESLAKERQLECIDAAFYAEARAQFAQR; encoded by the coding sequence GTGAACTGGAGCGCTGAAGCGGAAAAATCACTCAAAGAAGTTCCTTTCTTCGTGCGTCCCGCCGTACGGCGGAGAATCGAATCCTTGGCAAAAGAACGTCAGCTCGAATGCATCGATGCTGCTTTTTACGCCGAAGCACGCGCACAATTTGCACAACGCTGA
- a CDS encoding DUF2555 domain-containing protein, translating to MPISPERLAAFDEASVATLARRLEDDDYPTPFEGLGDWHLLRALAIHRPELTAPYVHLIDQEPFDED from the coding sequence ATGCCAATTTCACCGGAGCGACTGGCCGCCTTTGATGAAGCCTCGGTGGCCACGTTGGCCCGTCGTCTTGAAGATGACGACTATCCGACGCCGTTTGAGGGTCTCGGTGATTGGCATCTGCTGAGGGCGCTTGCGATTCACCGTCCGGAACTCACGGCTCCTTATGTCCATCTGATTGATCAGGAGCCCTTCGACGAGGACTGA
- a CDS encoding DNA-3-methyladenine glycosylase produces the protein MEALPLSFFCRPAELVGPDLVGCRLVKRQEDGSLLWGVVVETEAYSQDDPACHGYRRRSPSNETLFGEPGRFYVYVSYGIHHCVNVVTDRAEWANGVLLRAVALPDEPERVAAGPGLLARRFGIDRQRDACSVCDEHGLWLAPRSAGLIDPVLITTTRIGISQGQELPWRWYLQASRSVSKRARGDRSPKPVDAIRPG, from the coding sequence ATGGAGGCACTACCGCTGAGTTTCTTCTGCCGCCCTGCTGAGCTGGTGGGACCAGACCTGGTGGGTTGCAGGTTGGTGAAACGCCAAGAGGACGGCAGCTTGCTTTGGGGCGTGGTGGTGGAAACGGAGGCGTATTCCCAGGACGATCCCGCTTGTCACGGTTATCGCCGTCGCTCCCCCAGCAACGAAACGCTGTTTGGTGAGCCTGGACGGTTTTATGTGTATGTGAGCTATGGCATCCACCACTGCGTGAATGTGGTGACGGATCGCGCTGAATGGGCGAACGGCGTGTTGCTGCGTGCGGTGGCGCTCCCGGATGAACCCGAACGGGTGGCTGCTGGCCCGGGTCTGCTGGCGCGCCGTTTTGGCATCGATCGCCAGCGTGATGCCTGCTCAGTCTGTGATGAACATGGCCTGTGGCTGGCGCCGCGCTCCGCCGGATTGATCGATCCAGTGTTGATCACCACCACCCGCATTGGCATTTCCCAGGGGCAAGAGCTGCCTTGGCGCTGGTATCTGCAGGCCAGCCGCAGTGTGAGCAAGCGCGCGCGCGGCGATCGCTCCCCCAAGCCGGTTGATGCCATTCGACCTGGTTGA
- the sat gene encoding sulfate adenylyltransferase, with protein sequence MTASTSASKTGVIAPYGGTLVDLMAPEADRTVVKASATKTMECSDRNACDVELLTVGGFSPLRGFMHEEDYDAVVSGHRLASGQLFGLPIVMDTDREDVGVGDKLLLTYKGQDLAVLCVEDKWEPNKVAEAQGCYGTTSIEHPAVRMITMERKRFYLGGSVQGLELPQRVFPCKTPAEVRAGLPDGEDVVAFQCRNPIHRAHYELFTRALHAQNVSENAVVLVHPTCGPTQQDDIPGAVRFQTYERLAAEVNNDSIRWAYLPYAMHMAGPREALQHMIIRRNYGCTHFIIGRDMAGCKSSLSGDDFYGPYDAQNFAKECAPELTMETVPSLNLVYTEEEGYVTAEHAEARGLHVKKLSGTQFRKMLRGGEEIPEWFAFRSVVEVLRSA encoded by the coding sequence ATGACCGCCAGCACCTCTGCTTCAAAGACCGGTGTGATCGCCCCCTACGGCGGCACGCTCGTTGATCTCATGGCGCCGGAGGCTGACCGGACCGTCGTGAAGGCCTCGGCGACCAAAACCATGGAGTGTTCTGATCGCAATGCCTGCGACGTGGAGCTGCTGACGGTCGGTGGTTTCTCGCCCCTGCGTGGGTTCATGCACGAGGAGGACTATGACGCGGTGGTCAGCGGCCATCGTCTGGCCTCAGGTCAGCTGTTTGGTTTGCCGATCGTCATGGACACCGACCGCGAGGACGTGGGCGTGGGCGACAAGCTGCTGCTTACCTACAAGGGTCAGGATCTCGCTGTTCTTTGCGTGGAGGACAAATGGGAGCCCAACAAGGTCGCTGAAGCACAGGGGTGTTACGGCACAACGTCGATCGAACATCCGGCGGTGCGAATGATCACGATGGAGCGCAAGCGTTTCTATCTCGGAGGCAGCGTTCAAGGTCTTGAGCTTCCCCAACGCGTTTTCCCTTGCAAAACCCCTGCTGAAGTGCGTGCCGGTCTTCCTGATGGCGAAGACGTTGTGGCGTTCCAGTGCCGCAACCCCATTCACCGCGCCCACTACGAACTCTTTACGCGTGCGCTGCACGCCCAGAACGTCAGTGAGAACGCCGTTGTGCTGGTGCACCCCACCTGTGGTCCCACCCAGCAGGACGACATCCCTGGCGCTGTTCGCTTCCAGACCTATGAGCGCCTTGCAGCGGAAGTAAATAACGACAGCATCCGCTGGGCCTATCTGCCCTACGCGATGCACATGGCAGGTCCGCGTGAGGCTCTGCAGCACATGATCATCCGCCGCAACTATGGCTGCACGCACTTCATCATCGGCCGAGACATGGCCGGCTGTAAGTCGTCCCTCAGCGGCGACGACTTCTATGGCCCCTACGACGCGCAGAACTTCGCCAAGGAGTGTGCGCCTGAGCTCACCATGGAGACCGTGCCTTCGCTCAACCTCGTGTACACCGAGGAGGAGGGATACGTCACCGCTGAGCACGCTGAAGCCCGTGGGCTGCATGTGAAAAAACTCAGCGGTACCCAGTTCCGCAAGATGCTGCGTGGTGGTGAGGAGATTCCTGAGTGGTTTGCCTTCCGCAGCGTTGTTGAAGTGCTTCGGTCCGCCTGA
- the ftsH gene encoding ATP-dependent zinc metalloprotease FtsH, protein MNKRWRNIGLGALLVLAIVVIAPAFFGGGSGPQPEARSLRYSDFVERVQEDQVSRVLLSPDRGTAQIVETDGRRAEVNLAPDKDLLKLLTDHNVDIAVQPSRQPGAWQQAATSLIFPLLLLGGLFFLFRRAQGGGGGGNPAMNFGKSKARVQMEPSTQITFGDVAGIEGAKLELTEVVDFLKNPDRFTAVGAKIPKGVLLVGPPGTGKTLLAKAVAGEAGVPFFSISGSEFVEMFVGVGASRVRDLFEQAKKNAPCIVFIDEIDAVGRQRGAGLGGGNDEREQTLNQLLTEMDGFEGNTGIIIVAATNRPDVLDAALMRPGRFDRQVTVDRPDYAGRLQILGVHARGKTLAKDVDLDKVARRTPGYTGADLSNLLNEAAILAARRDLSEVSNDEISDAIERVMAGPEKKDSVMSDRRKRLVAYHEAGHALVGALMPDYDPVQKISIIPRGNAGGLTFFTPSEERMESGLYSRTYLQNQMAVALGGRVAEEIVYGEDEVTTGASNDLQQVASTARQMITRFGMSDKLGPVALGRSQGGMFLGRDIAAERDFSEDTAATIDEEVSELVAVAHKRATKVLLDNRSVLDELAEMLVDQETVDAEEFQELLIRSDVRIAEYV, encoded by the coding sequence TTGAACAAGCGTTGGCGGAACATTGGCCTCGGGGCCTTGCTGGTGCTGGCGATCGTTGTGATCGCTCCGGCTTTCTTTGGAGGTGGCAGCGGTCCTCAACCGGAGGCTCGCTCGCTGCGCTACAGCGATTTCGTTGAGCGCGTGCAGGAGGATCAGGTCAGCAGAGTGCTGCTCTCCCCTGATCGCGGCACTGCCCAGATCGTGGAGACCGACGGTCGCCGTGCAGAGGTGAATCTTGCTCCCGACAAAGACCTCCTAAAGCTGCTCACCGACCACAACGTCGACATCGCCGTTCAGCCCTCCCGTCAGCCTGGAGCTTGGCAGCAAGCTGCCACCAGCTTGATCTTCCCCTTGCTCCTCCTTGGGGGGCTGTTCTTCCTCTTCCGTCGTGCCCAGGGCGGCGGAGGTGGCGGCAATCCCGCCATGAACTTCGGCAAGAGCAAGGCACGCGTTCAAATGGAGCCCTCAACACAAATCACCTTTGGTGATGTGGCCGGGATCGAGGGTGCCAAACTCGAACTCACGGAAGTCGTTGACTTCCTCAAAAATCCGGATCGCTTCACCGCCGTCGGAGCCAAGATTCCCAAGGGTGTGTTGTTGGTTGGCCCTCCAGGAACCGGTAAAACTCTTCTCGCCAAAGCTGTTGCAGGAGAAGCTGGAGTTCCATTCTTCTCCATCTCGGGTTCTGAATTCGTCGAGATGTTCGTCGGTGTTGGCGCGAGCCGCGTTCGGGATCTGTTCGAGCAAGCCAAGAAAAATGCGCCCTGCATCGTCTTCATCGACGAAATCGATGCTGTCGGTCGTCAGCGTGGTGCTGGTCTCGGCGGTGGCAACGATGAGCGTGAGCAGACCCTCAACCAGCTCCTAACTGAGATGGATGGTTTCGAGGGCAACACCGGCATCATCATCGTGGCAGCCACGAACCGTCCAGACGTCCTTGATGCAGCACTGATGCGTCCCGGTCGTTTTGACCGTCAAGTGACAGTGGATCGTCCCGACTACGCCGGACGCCTCCAAATTCTCGGCGTTCATGCCCGAGGCAAAACCCTTGCCAAGGACGTGGATCTCGACAAGGTGGCGCGGCGGACGCCTGGCTACACCGGCGCCGATTTGTCCAATCTGCTCAACGAAGCGGCCATCCTGGCGGCGCGCCGGGATCTCAGCGAAGTCAGCAACGACGAGATCAGCGATGCCATTGAGCGTGTGATGGCCGGTCCGGAGAAAAAAGACTCCGTCATGAGTGATCGCCGCAAGCGTTTGGTTGCCTATCACGAGGCCGGCCATGCCCTTGTTGGTGCCTTGATGCCCGACTACGACCCGGTTCAGAAGATCTCCATCATTCCCCGCGGCAATGCGGGAGGCCTCACGTTCTTCACTCCCAGCGAAGAACGGATGGAGTCAGGCTTGTATTCACGCACCTATCTGCAGAATCAGATGGCCGTGGCGCTCGGCGGCCGTGTGGCTGAGGAGATCGTCTATGGCGAAGATGAAGTCACCACCGGTGCTTCCAATGACCTGCAGCAGGTGGCGTCCACGGCACGGCAGATGATCACGCGGTTTGGAATGAGCGACAAACTCGGTCCGGTAGCACTTGGTCGCTCCCAGGGAGGCATGTTCTTGGGCCGCGATATCGCCGCTGAACGTGATTTCTCGGAAGACACCGCCGCCACCATTGATGAGGAAGTCTCTGAGTTGGTCGCCGTTGCCCACAAGCGTGCCACCAAGGTCCTGCTAGACAACCGCTCGGTGCTCGACGAGCTTGCCGAAATGCTCGTGGACCAAGAAACCGTCGATGCTGAGGAGTTCCAAGAGCTTCTGATTCGCAGCGATGTCCGCATTGCCGAATACGTCTGA